One genomic segment of Erythrolamprus reginae isolate rEryReg1 chromosome 2, rEryReg1.hap1, whole genome shotgun sequence includes these proteins:
- the LOC139160051 gene encoding zinc finger protein 84-like isoform X1, which produces MKHQNINTREKPFKCPECGKGFSDSSKVAQHKRTHTGEKPFECPECGKSFSDHSSLVQHQRTHTGEKPFECPDCGKSFSHNSSLVRHQRTHTGEKPFECPDCGKGFSHNSSLVQHQRTHTGEKPFECPDCGKSFSQNTTLVRHQKTHTGEKSFECLVCGKRFSNSSRLVQHQRTHTGEKPFECPECGKSFSDSSSLVRHKRTHTGEKPFKCPECGKSFSDSSKLSKHKRTHTGEKPFECPECGKSFCQSSSLVKHQRTHTGEKPFKCPECGKTFSESSSLVKHKRTHTGEKPFKCPECGKCFSDSSSLVKHKRTHTGEKPFECSECGKSFSRYSSLVQCERNHTGEKPFECPDCGKGFSQSSDLVQHHRIHTGEKPLECPDCGKSFSRNSSLLNHQRTHTGEKPFECPNCGKSFSHNSSLVRHQRTHTGEKPFECPDCGKGFSLNFHLVRHQRTHTGEKPFECSDCGKGFSQSFDRVQHQRTHSGEKPFECPDCGKCFCRNSSLLNHQRTHTAEKPFECS; this is translated from the coding sequence atgaaacaccagaATATTAACACAAGGGAGAAACCCTTCaaatgtcctgagtgtgggaaaggttttagtgatagttccaaGGTGGcgcaacacaagaggactcacacaggagagaaaccctttgaatgtcctgagtgtgggaaaagttttagtgatcattccagcctggtgcaacaccagaggactcacacaggagagaaaccctttgaatgtcctgactgtgggaaaagttttagtcataattccagcttggtaagacaccagaggactcacacaggagagaaaccctttgaatgtcccgattgtgggaaaggttttagtcataattccagcctggtgcaacaccagaggactcacacaggagagaaaccctttgaatgtcctgactgtgggaaaagttttagtcagaataccACCCTAGTGAGacaccagaagactcacacaggagagaaatcctTTGAATGTCTTGTCTGTGGGAAAAGGTTTAGTAATAGTTCccgcctggtgcaacaccagaggactcacacaggagaaaaaccctttgaatgtcctgagtgtgggaaaagttttagtgatagttccagcctggtgagacacaaaaggactcacactggagagaaacccttcaaatgtcctgagtgtgggaaaagttttagtgatagttccaaGCTGTcaaaacacaagaggactcacacaggagagaaaccctttgaatgtcctgagtgtgggaaaagcttttgtcagagttccagcctggtgaaacaccagaggacgcacacaggagagaaaccctttaaatgtcctgaGTGTGGCAAAACGTTTAGTGagagttccagcctggtgaaacacaagaggactcacacaggagaaaagccctttaaatgtcctgagtgtgggaaatgttttagtgatagttccagcctggtgaaacacaagaggactcacacaggagagaaaccctttgaatgttctgagtgtgggaaaagttttagtcgttattccagcctggtgcaatgTGAGAGgaatcacacaggagagaaaccgtttgaatgtcctgactgtggtaaaggttttagtcagagttccgaCCTGGTGCAACATCATAGGATTCACACAGGTGAGAAACCCTtggaatgtcctgactgtgggaaaagttttagtcgtaaTTCTAGCCTTTtgaatcaccagaggactcacacaggagagaaaccctttgaatgtcctaactgtgggaaaagttttagccataattccagtctggtgcgacaccagaggactcacacaggagagaaaccatttgaatgtcctgattgtgggaaaggttttagtctgaATTTccacctggtgagacaccagaggactcacacaggagagaaaccctttgaatgttctgactgtgggaaaggttttagtcagagtttcgaccgggtgcaacaccagaggactcactcaggagagaaaccatttgaatgtcctgactgtgggaaatgtttttgtCGTAATTCTAGCCTTTtgaatcaccagaggactcacacagcagagaaaccctttgaatgttcttga